The Arabidopsis thaliana chromosome 5, partial sequence genomic interval AAACTTACTACTCATTTACTTGCTCTAGCGTCGGTGGAGTGTTTGCAGATTGTTAGACTTATAGAAAGTTTAATGTTGCAGAATGGTGTTAGTTGTTCCATCAAACCACAGCAAATTACATACATCGTCCCGaatgtttataattttgatcataCAGGACTTACTGATTTTCTCCAAAGGGCTCAAGATAACTTGGTACGTAATGACattttaaaaggtttacaagtcttttttttctgtgagTTGTAGTCTAAGATGAGGTTGTCATGTTGTTACCCATGAATGAGcttattgttattgtttcgATGCAGGATCCCCAACTGCTTGAGTTTGCTTGGATGGAGTTACTTGAGAAGAACAAACCTGTGACCCCAGAAGAGTTAGCAGAGGTACTATATATTTGAGTTAATGTACCGGTTGAACCCGTGGGTTGTTAATGCTTTTAATTTGCAGATGATATATGGTCGCGCAGATCCTCTTGAAAGCTATTGTGCTCATTTTTTGCTATCACAAGACGAGATATACTTTTCTATCTTGGAGTCAAAAGGTTCTCGATCAATATATAGCCCTCGGCCTACTGAACAGGTATTTCTTGTGCATTTTTTCCTGAGTTATCTTTTGGATTAGGTCATCTATGTCACTAGAATGGTTTTTTTCTGTagcttttttcctttcttggTAGTGTAAATCCTAtaatattaggattttttcCATCTATCTAGTACAGCTGAGCTGCATTTGCTCCATAAGTTTgtgaaatcaagaaagaattCTATGTTGATAAAATTTCTAACGATACTTGCTGTGATGTAACTTGGCTTGTTAGGTGATGATACGTGATTAATGCTAAGAGATCTAGATTGTGAAAGTTTGGACTCTTCTATTGCTTTACATGATTTGTCCTGAAGACCTTCTTTCTCTGATGATCTCACTTCCGTTTTTTTTGTAGGTGGAAGAGCTTTTACGAAGGCAACGCGTGAAGGAGGCAGAAGATAAAGAGTTTCAGGAGTTTATTCAATTGCTGAAGTCTGCCAAGAAGGCACCTAGTCACGCCAAGCCCCCTAAATCTTCATGGCTAGCTGATGATAAAGTCCAAGATAGGATTGGCTCACTTGAAGCTTATGCCATTGATGCATGGGCAAGCACTGACCAGCAGAAATTGGCTGGAACGGTAAGTCAACCTTATATTTCTTCTGTGGTAATATCTCTTCAGTTTTTTCTATGTGATTGCGAAGCGACATCTCTGAAAGAATATTCTCTTCGAATGTCTTGTGATCGTTTTTTCACTGTTTGGTTATTGAAGCAAACTGTCAATTGTAATCATGTGTATTTTTGTGGTTGCTTCCTTACAGATATTAAAATCCATGGGGTTACAGAAAACGTCTGTATCAGCACTAAACCTTCTCATAGATATTGGATATTTTCCTGTACATGTCAATCTTGAACTGCTTAAGCTGAATCTTCCAACCCACCACTCAGAAGCTATCACTGAAGCTGCTGAAGCTCTTCTTTCAGAATCGTCTGATATTGATGCGGTGAGCACTTTACCCTGCCTTGGATATTTGtgttatatgaaaatatttattctcGTGTTTGTGGCGCTTTAGGAAAGTCTTGCCGCAATCTTTCCCTGTGGTTCAAAATTCTTACTTTCTCAGACTTTGTTTAGGTTAGGAGGATTGATCTCACACACTTGAAGGTTTATGCAATTGATGTTGATGAGGCTGATGAGGTAAATTCGTACAAGTCTCCTATAATTATTCTGCAATGTCTAGGGttcaaaaatcaattcttATTGCTATCTCATCTAACTGTCAGCATTCTTTTCGGTTTTGTGGAATTTCTGCAGCTTGATGATGCCCTCAGTGCAACGAGATTGCAGGATGGACGGATAAAGATCTGGATACATGTTGCTGATCCTGCTAGATATGTTACACCTGGGAGTAAAGTGGACAGGTATGTTCGACGCATGTCTCTGATCACTATAAGAGCTAACTTTTTGGACCCTctaatttattaatatgtgCTTCAGAGAGGCAAGGAGAAGGGGAACTTCTGTCTTTCTGCCAACGGCTACTTATCCAATGTTTCCAGAGAAACTTGCCATGGAAGGAATGAGCTTAAGACAAGGAGAAAACTGTAATGCTGTCTCTGTGTCTGTTGTCCTGCGTTCTGATGGCTGGTAACTCAATAATCATAGCTCTTTTCTGGAGTTCTAATCTACCAAATGCTGAGAACTAAAAAAGTACCTTCAACTTCTTGTAACAGTATTACAGAATATTCAGTAGATAATTCAATCATCAGACCGACCTATATGTTGACGTATGAAAGTGCTTCTGAGCTGCTTCACTTGAacctagaagaagaagctgaactGAAATTGCTGTCTGAGGCAGCATTCATTCGCTCTCAGTGGCGCCGTGAACAGGTTGGCTTGAGTTTTGTGTTGTCTGTTATCAAAATCTTATCATAGAAACATAGTTTTGCTAATGGTTTTATCTTGTCTAAAATTTTCAACGTGAAAGGTTCATTAGTCTTCTTTGGGCATTAGGTTCTTGCTGGATGCTTTTTTCATatgtcttttatttaatttgaaacaCCTGTTTTTCCTGGGCTTACGCAGGGTGCAGTGGACACAACTACACTAGAAACTCGTATCAAAGTGGTGAATCCTGAGGATCCAGAACCTTTGATAAATCTCTATGTAGAAAATCAGGCAGATCTAGCGATGAGACTTGTCTTTGAAATGATGATTCTTTGTGGGGAGGTTGTAGCAACGTTTGGGTCTCAGCATAATATTCCATTGCCATATAGAGGACAGCCACAGTCAAATATTGATGTATCTGCATTTGCGCATCTTCCAGAAGGACCAGTACGTTCCTCATCCATTGTCAAAGTAATGCGTGCTGCAGAAATGAATTTCAGATGTCCTGTTCGACATGGAGTGCTTGGAATTCCTGGTTACGTTCAGTTCACGTCTCCCATTCGTCGATACATGGATCTTACTGCACACTATCAGGTAAACATTTTTCACCATCTTGCGATTTAGATTTGactctttttgttattgtcttaATTGATTGATCTATTTGGATATCGATGGGGTACATACTTGTGCTTTCTGCCTTATCCTTCATTTGAACATTCACCATATCAATAAGTTGGCAAAGCGTGTTGTTTGAATTACAGATTAAAGCTTTTCTTCGAGGAGGTGACAATTTTCCATTCTCTGCTGGTGAGTTAGAAGGTATAGCAGCATCCGTAAACATGCAGAGCAAAGTGGTGAGAAAACTCTCAAACACCGGTCTCCGCTATTGGGTAATAGAGTTTCTCAGAAGACAGGAAAAGGGTAAAAAGTACACCGCATTGGTCTTGAGATTTGTCAAAGACCGGATCGCATCCCTTTTGTTGGTTGAGGTAAGTGTTTAATTCCACATGAATCTTTTCTCATAATAAGCGGTTTAGATCATGTTCAATCACTTGTAAAATGTTTCCAGGTGGGTTTTCAAGCAACGGCGTGGGTGTCAGAAGGAAAACAAGTGGGAGATGAAATCGAAGTTCGAGTAGAAGAAGCTCATCCCCGCGACGATCTTATTCTCTTCAAAGAGGTTATCTAGAGCtttaaaaacacacagttCAGGAAAATTCATTAAAGTCGGTTTCTCTAAACATGGAGATGCCTGAAACTGATAGAAAGCTTGTGTTTACAAAAGAGGTAACTAATTTCCACTAATGTTTTAACTAAGCCTGATATATATCAATGAATTGAATACAATATTTTGCTCTTTTGGTGTTAAAGAAACTTGCTGATGGACGCAGCCATTGGTGGCTTGAGCTATGATCTGCTATAAAAGTTGAACACATGGTAATATGGTACGCACTTAATAGGGTTCATACAATTTTACATCATCTTGTTATTCTAAGTATTTATGGAAACTTGCGTTTGTTCTGTAGAGCAAAGGATGAAAAAggaatgtatatatatactatttcaatgttgaattttattgATCTAAAGTCTTGAACAGAGCTCGAAGGCCTTAGAAAAATATCAACTTGATATAATTAAGCTCTTAagattctttgtttcttcaaattctgTGGCTTGGAGTTTAAGTTAGGTCAGATATAAATCATATGGACTTCACATTATTGAGCCCTTAGCTCTAGGCTTAAGGTATCTATGGATTATGTAATATCTTACCTCCTGAAATGTAATCCTTAATAATTAGAGGTTAAGCTTGTTGTCgattagtttttggtttcgatttttgtcttttcttatttaaaatggtctttgttattataaataagattgatcgtcgattttttttttttaaaaagacagaTTAAGTGCCCGTAAACCCCATAACACCACATGGCTGTCCAAATCTAAAATCATTTGACATTTTTACCAATAACAAATTGCGTTAAATTACTTATTGATAAATCAGAAACTTGCAAATACTATCGAATATCTCGATTAGTCGGTTGTACAGTTGTATATGCTAATGATTAAAACTGAAACCAGATGAAATGGtagcttctctttctccacgCCTATTATCTAATTCAATTTCCaacacaagaaaatatttacttgTAAGCTAATGATAAGTTGGGTGGGATTATGACAAAGAAATACAATTCGTACGTTatttaaaatagtcaaaatcGTACCGAGTGGtgggaagaaagaaaaagtcaaatgCTGAAAGTGTACGTCGTAGTAGATAAGCgtatcataaaaaaattaatgtgaagcaacaacaattaaaagaatattttcaTGTTACTATGTTATCTAACCATTAATACAAGTCACCGACTAGGTGATAATTTGGTATTTACGTAAGAATAGTTATGCATGTATCGACTtatagacttttttttttttaaaaaaagggCAACCCTATCAGCTCATACTTTATTTCATTGCATTTTCAACGACGGCTAAGGCTAATTTGACAgaataaaaacatatcaaaagtGAATCTAGAACCAATGATATTTAagcaaatatatttgttttttggtttttatatcTTATAAGTAGAAGTTAAGAACAAAATAGCATCTTTTAAACTGACTATGATgtattgtcaaaaaaaaaaatgactatGATGATTAATGAAATGTATATACCCAACTAGGaaccaataaacaaagaaaaggtaaTTTGACGGTTTCTGTTTTATACATTGGGAAATACTAACAGATGTCAAGTGGTACGGACGGCGTAAGATCTAAGGATCTGTTTGCTTCTAAAACTCAACCCTAACATGCATCTTTACTAATTTCTCATAAAGCTATTGCGTAAAACATATTGATGACTAATAACATCggtaaaaaatattaattcacATGTAGTAAAATGAATAACTTGTCGTCTAATGCCATAAATGATTTGTTCTAGGTGAACAATATTCTTGGAAACAATCTCATGTGCTTCTTGGAATTTTACTTCAAATAAATCTCTGACTTTTGTTGACTTCTTGTTTAATTACATTAACATACGATCTATGTGTAAACAATGTGATTATAAtacattttgtaaaatccgacaaaacccaaaaaaaagtgtgGAAACATTTATGGTGTACGTAACGTAgtaatataaatatgaaagCCCTAGGGTAATGGCTTACGTACCTTGAAACCAATTATTTATAGAATTAAAGTAATTATAAAGTAGTGGCAATAAATGAAGCCACATGGATATAGTGGTCGAATATTTCTATAAACAAATCATAGTATTATATATACCATTatgtgaaatatatatacaaaatatgtACGTAAATGTAAAATCTGTTTTTGAATTCGAGTCTACGGTATAAAATGATGATTACGTTTTtgcaaatattgtttttaggtTGTTGATTGTGGATTaggtatatttatataatgtGATCTTCTGTATTTTTTCTGTATGTTTcgtattttactatttttgtaaaagaatGAATATACATTATACGTAACATTTATTCAAGTGGGGTTTAAACCagtcatatttatatatgcataGGTAATGTATGTGGCAAAACGTGAGGTTGGCCCCGGAATCAGTTGAGGCCCAACTGCATCGACGCACGGCTTTTTAATTGTGATGCCGTATTTTCCGTGTTCTTATACGGACGGACGGACACTCTCGTACACAAATAGAATCGtttcacaaataaaatatcatacaCTTTGTTAGCAATTAATTATAGAATCGTTTAAACTATAAGAATTAGTGTGTACTTGTGTTGTCACTaaaagatggaagaagaaagggaatGAAATTCCCgttatcaaatatttgtaatCATTTATCTTTGTTctatttctatataaacacaataatttcaagattatgtataaaatatgaattggATTGGATCGGAGGGTTTTGGTTCATGTGGGATTTCTGATTAGAGACACAACTCGCAAattgaccaaagaaaaatgCATGAGGTGCCCATGTGCGGTCCACGTGCATTTGCTATCTTTTTGgcttatatacaaaatttaattattaactCGACTAACAGTGAGTGAATAAACAATGCTGCATTTCTctgtttgaagaaaaaaaacaatgtagCATTTTTCTgacaaaaaagtaataatgtGAGTTTTATATTGGTGCTTCTTATTTTTCGtaagtagatttttttttttctataagtagaattttcttaaaattgaGTATAAAtgcttcttttttaaaaaaattcaacgcGAGTGTAAATGCATTTTAAGAGAACGAATTTGATGAGctttttgaaagaaagttgatataatttaaataaatgacaTTCTTACAATAGTAAAACTCTTAacagttatttttgtttacgtCAACCAAATTAAGtaaaaagttgacaaaaaagttttaagtaAGAAGAGTTCTCAAAGAAATTATCTAATTAATGACGTTCTATAAATTCTCCAAcaatcatttaatatataattgcaAATCATCGTAATATAATCACTTTTAGTTAATAAGTTAGTTATTAGTTAAGGTCACTGTGACGCAGATCTCAGACTCGACGCGCTACAACTCTCGACAACTACAATTTTCGCCGCGAATTATGATCGCGTGAATATGACATGCATGACTTGCGCGTGGTATAGATGACTTTAAGCACCAAAGCCACGTAAGCCGCCGGAAATGTTTAGTTACTGGGCCAAGACGTATTTTATTTTGGGCCGATTAATCAATTCCATATCTATTATCTTT includes:
- the EMB2730 gene encoding Ribonuclease II/R family protein (EMBRYO DEFECTIVE 2730 (EMB2730); FUNCTIONS IN: ribonuclease activity, 3'-5'-exoribonuclease activity, RNA binding; INVOLVED IN: chloroplast organization, rRNA processing, embryo development ending in seed dormancy; LOCATED IN: mitochondrion, chloroplast; EXPRESSED IN: 22 plant structures; EXPRESSED DURING: 13 growth stages; CONTAINS InterPro DOMAIN/s: Ribonuclease II/R (InterPro:IPR001900); BEST Arabidopsis thaliana protein match is: ribonuclease II family protein (TAIR:AT2G17510.1); Has 7586 Blast hits to 7556 proteins in 2301 species: Archae - 41; Bacteria - 5322; Metazoa - 356; Fungi - 403; Plants - 125; Viruses - 2; Other Eukaryotes - 1337 (source: NCBI BLink).), translating into MMSVRAINGCSIIRTATSAGGPPVSLFRHRIQRLRASHLREFSKLRLNFPLIRADRRFLGNSDAPSCSTCIHSLVESVSEELESISRRKGSRMRVRASVKVKLTSYGEVLEDKLVNQELEAGLLLEFKKDADRVLLAVLHRRDGKKNWMVFDQNGVSCSIKPQQITYIVPNVYNFDHTGLTDFLQRAQDNLDPQLLEFAWMELLEKNKPVTPEELAEMIYGRADPLESYCAHFLLSQDEIYFSILESKGSRSIYSPRPTEQVEELLRRQRVKEAEDKEFQEFIQLLKSAKKAPSHAKPPKSSWLADDKVQDRIGSLEAYAIDAWASTDQQKLAGTILKSMGLQKTSVSALNLLIDIGYFPVHVNLELLKLNLPTHHSEAITEAAEALLSESSDIDAVRRIDLTHLKVYAIDVDEADELDDALSATRLQDGRIKIWIHVADPARYVTPGSKVDREARRRGTSVFLPTATYPMFPEKLAMEGMSLRQGENCNAVSVSVVLRSDGCITEYSVDNSIIRPTYMLTYESASELLHLNLEEEAELKLLSEAAFIRSQWRREQGAVDTTTLETRIKVVNPEDPEPLINLYVENQADLAMRLVFEMMILCGEVVATFGSQHNIPLPYRGQPQSNIDVSAFAHLPEGPVRSSSIVKVMRAAEMNFRCPVRHGVLGIPGYVQFTSPIRRYMDLTAHYQIKAFLRGGDNFPFSAGELEGIAASVNMQSKVVRKLSNTGLRYWVIEFLRRQEKGKKYTALVLRFVKDRIASLLLVEVGFQATAWVSEGKQVGDEIEVRVEEAHPRDDLILFKEVI